One window of the Candidatus Bathyarchaeum sp. genome contains the following:
- a CDS encoding Lrp/AsnC ligand binding domain-containing protein has protein sequence MRPGTSEEIVQSRKIKGIKIANSVTGRFDAVTIIEADTSEQLAKIIYEMIESNPNVVHTETLLSMFIP, from the coding sequence ATGCGACCTGGTACTTCGGAGGAGATCGTGCAGTCAAGGAAGATCAAAGGCATAAAAATAGCTAATTCAGTTACAGGACGATTCGATGCAGTAACAATAATTGAAGCAGACACTTCCGAACAACTCGCAAAAATCATCTACGAAATGATAGAAAGCAACCCCAACGTCGTTCACACTGAAACATTGCTGTCAATGTTCATACCTTAA
- a CDS encoding Lrp/AsnC ligand binding domain-containing protein: protein MKAYLLIDTRPGTSEDVVKGIKMRFENVLHVDSVYGRHDVVAVLEAPDLESLNEFVYKVIEKDPNIVHTETAITLF from the coding sequence ATGAAAGCGTATCTATTAATTGACACTCGACCTGGAACATCTGAAGATGTAGTCAAAGGAATCAAAATGCGATTCGAAAACGTCCTACATGTTGACTCAGTCTATGGACGCCACGACGTCGTTGCAGTCTTAGAAGCTCCAGACCTAGAGTCCCTTAACGAATTCGTTTACAAAGTAATCGAAAAAGACCCCAACATCGTCCACACAGAAACAGCAATAACACTCTTCTAA